A portion of the Flavobacterium magnum genome contains these proteins:
- a CDS encoding type I restriction-modification system subunit M, producing the protein MSDEQKKLLESQLWNIANILRGKINANQFQDYVLGFIFYKYLSEKMEKYANEILRPDHIEYTAINEDTQNEYIEAVKHAAVEKLGFFLKPSDLFSSLAAKGNAKKAQDGDDDESEETFILEDLERILKNIEKSTMGAESEEDFDNLFYDIDLNSTKIGRTVSDRNKVIVKIITALNAIDFDLDNTEGDVLGDAYEYLIGQFAAGAGQKAGEFYTPQAVSSILAKIVTTGKSRLKSVYDPTCGSGSLLLRVAKEVGEVAHFYGQEQNRTTYNLARMNMILHNVSYHDFTIRHEDTLERPQHLDYKFEAIVANPPFSAQWSANPLFMNDERFSQYGRLAPKTKADFAFIQHMVHQLDDNGIMACIAPHGVLFRGAAEGHIRKYLIEDRNYVDAIIGLPANLFYGTSIPTCILVLKKCREFPDDILFIDGSKEFEKVKNQNVLRGEHIDKIADTYRDRAVVDKFSAVAKLESIKANDYNLNIPRYVNTFEEAESIDINAVALELKALDRAIAETDQTIAAFCTELGINTPF; encoded by the coding sequence ATGTCAGACGAACAAAAAAAACTCCTTGAATCCCAGCTCTGGAACATCGCGAACATCCTGCGCGGCAAGATCAACGCGAACCAGTTCCAGGATTACGTACTGGGATTTATCTTTTACAAATACCTGTCCGAAAAGATGGAGAAATACGCGAACGAGATTCTCCGTCCGGACCATATCGAATACACTGCGATTAACGAAGACACCCAAAACGAATACATCGAGGCCGTCAAACATGCTGCGGTTGAGAAGCTTGGTTTTTTCCTGAAGCCTTCGGACCTGTTCAGCAGCCTGGCTGCCAAAGGGAATGCTAAAAAAGCACAGGACGGCGATGATGATGAAAGCGAGGAAACCTTTATCCTTGAAGACCTTGAGCGCATCCTTAAAAACATCGAGAAAAGCACAATGGGGGCCGAGTCTGAGGAGGATTTTGACAACCTGTTTTATGATATCGATTTGAACTCGACGAAGATTGGCCGTACCGTCAGCGACCGGAACAAGGTGATCGTGAAAATCATCACGGCGCTCAATGCGATTGATTTTGATCTGGACAATACCGAGGGCGATGTGCTGGGTGATGCCTACGAGTACCTGATTGGGCAGTTTGCTGCCGGTGCGGGACAGAAGGCGGGCGAGTTCTATACGCCGCAGGCGGTGTCGTCGATATTGGCGAAGATCGTAACGACGGGCAAGAGCCGACTGAAGTCTGTTTATGACCCTACCTGCGGCTCAGGTTCCCTCCTACTTCGCGTGGCGAAAGAAGTGGGTGAAGTCGCGCATTTTTACGGGCAGGAGCAGAACCGAACTACGTATAACCTCGCGAGGATGAACATGATATTGCACAATGTGTCGTACCATGATTTTACGATACGACATGAGGACACACTGGAACGCCCGCAGCATTTGGATTATAAATTTGAGGCGATTGTGGCGAACCCGCCGTTCTCTGCACAGTGGAGTGCGAACCCGCTGTTTATGAACGACGAGCGTTTCTCGCAATACGGCAGGCTGGCGCCCAAGACGAAGGCCGACTTTGCGTTTATACAGCATATGGTACACCAACTGGACGACAACGGCATCATGGCGTGTATTGCGCCGCATGGGGTGCTGTTTCGCGGCGCTGCCGAGGGGCATATCCGGAAATATTTGATCGAGGACCGCAACTATGTGGATGCGATCATTGGGCTGCCGGCGAATTTGTTTTACGGTACGAGCATCCCGACCTGTATATTGGTACTGAAGAAATGCCGCGAGTTCCCTGATGACATCCTGTTTATCGATGGCAGCAAGGAGTTTGAGAAGGTCAAGAACCAGAATGTACTGCGCGGTGAGCATATTGACAAGATTGCGGACACCTACCGCGACCGAGCCGTGGTGGACAAGTTCTCGGCCGTGGCTAAGCTGGAATCCATTAAGGCAAACGACTATAACCTGAACATCCCGCGCTATGTAAACACGTTTGAGGAAGCCGAGTCGATCGACATCAATGCGGTGGCGCTGGAGCTGAAGGCACTGGACCGGGCGATAGCGGAAACAGACCAAACGATTGCCGCATTTTGTACCGAATTAGGAATCAATACCCCATTTTGA
- a CDS encoding T9SS type B sorting domain-containing protein, producing the protein MKQVYFLFSCLLAFPFSSGAQNFAWVREVRGNQYEYDDFIIGQAVDDDQNSYILGDTESYTFDMDPTPDGVDIIDNFNIQNLGATYLLKLDADGNYLWGHMFGDYRRGDHAIDIKIGTDGNIYAMLTIQHHHPTQNVINGFFEIYKISPDGTILSTVSIPRNYGNNNNISADSFDLDSQNNMFISGYFTNNITLSASNPDLNLSITGIGNYVMKLDPAGNFIWTKQIDVHHNDYSMLQVRPDDNINLILPKSSNYILYNIDGATKATLWEKEFDHHEPLAYKVSDNGIVILGDKTYYTTTDIDVDLSANNAIVSGRCQFMLFMDLDGNFVEVKRFGIVNNTDGFSFSAINVDAAGRYTFGGWYHGTMDFDASANTNVLNSGYFGDAFLLKYDENRNFQSVIKFGQELPLQTPYNICDKFRIRKIAVVDDENYLVGEYNRVCDFDPSPTSYTSLDSLNPATYNYNGFIQKLGPCNPAMPAASPTQQFCNSQNATISNLTPYSQTTHWYDAPTAITPLTGTTLLVDGHVYYVSRQIGSCPESPRMAVTVSILPTPAPPVAVDQTFCESESAKISDLVATGQNLKWYQTATSTAALSATTPLQNNTIYFVSQFIGCESPRTSVQVTINSTPEPVAASPQSFCMQDAATISNLGVAGQNIRWYDSVTGGNIISGNPLIQDGVTYYASQEINNCESLRVAVTVHVYATSVPVATSPQSFCSVQNPVLSDLAVTGSGIQWYLSASGGTALPASTSLTNGSIYYASQTLNNCESIGRIPIAVALITTLNANDYHNFICDDLNDGTEVIDLSDYNQQLLSDISNATFTYYHSQAGAELLSTSDQINTPSQYPLSLGVNDIYVRITSANGCSQVVQLSLTVVAMPVIQLPDIVPICENTEITIDAGPGFNSYMWSGGETTRTIRVSDTGPFTVSVATVHGSVVCSDTKSFSVVKSDVAVINDVTVQDWSDDENTITVLAAGSGDYEYSIDGTGFQDQNVFDGVPSGIYTVYVRDKNGCGVVSQDIVLLMYPRFFTPNGDGYNDYWQVKFSVLEPLLNVRIFDRYGKLIHQMPYNGHWDGKYNGAELPADDYWFVVTRSNGKVERGHFSLKR; encoded by the coding sequence ATGAAGCAAGTTTACTTTTTATTTTCCTGCCTGCTGGCTTTCCCATTTTCTTCAGGTGCCCAAAATTTCGCATGGGTACGGGAGGTCAGGGGCAATCAATATGAATACGATGACTTTATTATCGGGCAGGCCGTTGATGATGACCAAAACAGTTATATATTGGGCGATACGGAGTCGTATACTTTTGATATGGATCCCACGCCTGACGGTGTAGATATTATAGACAATTTTAATATCCAGAATCTCGGGGCTACATACCTCCTGAAGCTGGATGCGGATGGTAATTATCTCTGGGGGCACATGTTCGGGGACTACCGGCGAGGCGATCATGCCATTGACATCAAGATTGGTACTGATGGGAATATCTATGCGATGTTAACCATACAGCATCATCATCCAACGCAAAATGTCATCAACGGTTTTTTTGAGATTTACAAGATATCCCCCGATGGTACTATTTTGTCTACTGTTTCCATTCCCCGAAACTATGGAAATAACAACAACATCTCTGCGGATTCATTTGACCTTGACAGCCAGAACAATATGTTTATATCTGGGTATTTCACGAATAATATTACGTTAAGCGCTTCCAATCCTGATCTCAACTTAAGCATCACGGGTATTGGGAATTATGTCATGAAGCTTGATCCGGCAGGAAACTTTATCTGGACCAAGCAAATCGATGTCCATCATAATGATTATTCCATGCTTCAGGTCAGGCCGGATGACAATATTAACCTTATCCTGCCTAAGTCCTCCAATTATATCCTTTACAATATCGATGGTGCCACCAAAGCCACCTTGTGGGAAAAGGAGTTCGATCACCATGAGCCGTTGGCTTATAAAGTGTCAGATAACGGAATTGTTATTCTGGGTGACAAAACCTACTATACCACGACCGATATTGATGTTGATTTGTCTGCCAATAATGCGATTGTAAGCGGAAGATGCCAATTCATGCTTTTCATGGACCTCGATGGCAATTTTGTTGAAGTTAAGCGCTTTGGGATAGTGAATAATACTGACGGATTTTCGTTTAGCGCAATCAATGTAGACGCTGCCGGCAGGTACACTTTTGGTGGCTGGTATCACGGAACCATGGACTTTGACGCTTCCGCAAATACGAACGTCCTGAACTCCGGCTATTTTGGCGATGCTTTCCTGCTTAAGTATGACGAGAACCGTAATTTTCAAAGCGTTATTAAATTTGGGCAGGAACTCCCATTGCAGACTCCGTATAATATCTGCGATAAATTCAGGATAAGGAAAATTGCTGTAGTGGATGACGAAAACTATTTGGTAGGAGAATATAACAGGGTCTGCGATTTTGATCCTTCGCCAACTTCTTACACATCACTGGATTCGCTCAATCCTGCTACTTACAATTACAATGGGTTTATACAGAAACTGGGGCCCTGTAATCCTGCTATGCCTGCGGCAAGCCCGACGCAGCAATTCTGCAACTCACAAAATGCAACCATCAGTAATTTAACCCCTTATTCCCAAACCACGCATTGGTATGATGCGCCAACAGCAATTACACCGTTGACGGGTACGACCCTGTTAGTGGATGGCCACGTGTATTATGTGTCAAGGCAAATAGGCTCCTGCCCTGAAAGTCCAAGAATGGCTGTCACAGTCAGTATACTGCCTACACCTGCACCCCCTGTTGCGGTTGACCAGACTTTCTGCGAAAGTGAGTCGGCTAAAATATCTGACCTTGTGGCTACCGGGCAAAATCTTAAATGGTATCAAACCGCTACGAGCACTGCTGCTTTGTCGGCTACAACACCATTGCAAAATAACACGATTTATTTTGTATCACAATTTATAGGCTGCGAAAGCCCAAGAACTTCGGTGCAGGTTACCATCAATAGTACTCCGGAACCCGTGGCTGCGTCACCACAGTCATTTTGCATGCAAGATGCCGCAACAATCAGTAATCTTGGGGTTGCAGGGCAAAATATAAGATGGTATGATTCTGTTACGGGAGGAAATATTATTAGCGGAAATCCTTTAATACAGGACGGCGTTACCTATTATGCCTCGCAGGAGATTAATAACTGCGAAAGTTTACGGGTTGCGGTAACCGTTCATGTGTATGCTACATCTGTGCCTGTCGCCACAAGCCCTCAAAGCTTTTGCTCCGTTCAGAATCCGGTGCTTAGTGATCTAGCTGTGACGGGAAGCGGTATACAATGGTACCTTTCGGCTTCAGGCGGTACGGCTTTACCTGCCAGTACTTCGCTTACAAACGGAAGTATTTATTATGCCTCACAAACGCTGAATAATTGTGAAAGCATTGGCAGGATACCGATTGCCGTAGCGCTTATTACCACGCTTAATGCCAATGATTATCACAATTTCATCTGTGATGACCTGAACGACGGAACTGAAGTAATTGACCTAAGTGATTACAATCAACAATTACTGTCGGATATCTCAAATGCTACTTTTACCTATTATCATTCGCAGGCAGGTGCGGAACTTCTCAGCACATCGGACCAGATTAATACACCTTCGCAATATCCATTGTCGTTAGGCGTCAACGATATCTACGTGAGGATTACGTCAGCCAATGGATGTTCGCAGGTTGTTCAACTGTCGTTAACGGTGGTGGCGATGCCTGTAATCCAATTGCCTGATATTGTGCCGATATGTGAAAATACAGAAATTACCATCGACGCGGGACCCGGATTTAACAGCTACATGTGGTCAGGCGGGGAAACTACGCGTACGATTAGAGTTTCGGATACCGGCCCGTTTACTGTCAGCGTAGCAACAGTACATGGCAGTGTAGTGTGTAGTGACACGAAAAGCTTCAGTGTCGTAAAATCTGACGTGGCGGTGATTAACGACGTGACTGTCCAAGATTGGAGTGATGACGAAAATACAATTACGGTTCTGGCTGCCGGAAGCGGAGATTACGAATATTCGATAGATGGTACAGGTTTCCAGGACCAAAATGTTTTCGACGGAGTTCCCAGTGGTATTTATACGGTTTATGTTCGCGATAAGAACGGTTGCGGTGTGGTGTCGCAAGATATAGTGCTGTTGATGTATCCGAGGTTTTTTACGCCCAATGGTGATGGATATAATGATTATTGGCAGGTTAAATTTTCAGTTCTCGAGCCTCTATTAAACGTACGTATATTTGACCGGTATGGAAAGCTGATTCACCAGATGCCATACAATGGGCATTGGGATGGGAAGTATAACGGAGCCGAATTGCCGGCTGATGATTACTGGTTTGTGGTCACACGTTCGAACGGGAAAGTGGAACGCGGCCACTTCAGCCTTAAAAGATAA
- a CDS encoding DUF262 domain-containing protein has protein sequence MNLGKPILEELFNKQIRFRIPVFQRHYVWNEHDQLIPLWEDFLNKYNERFNKQKIHPHYTGSIVLFQETTTTSTLSTYSVIDGQQRLTTFQILIASFREICRKYVGDENLIKELDKFLFNEKSFGDSDYDTQKFKLEPTKFNKEVFKIIIDNTYEQVEELLITPILSEYGYGHRTYRQAAKNRSKMLAAYLFFYEKLEDFITGTKRDMTELILQFLLVLKRDFQFVEIGLTQHDDPQMIFETMNGRGASLTETDLIRNYIFMRANSSHEDLDKIYDKYWNEFDDPESNFKWHEKISRGRYFESSLQFFMIDYLTLKLQIEMRYDQVFYHYKLFIINNSDFVTVEDELKELCRYGKIFKRLTRPDGESKFDRLAGRLIDMGISTIYPLILFIEGDTEISEENKGKIYEYLDSYVTRRFLCGYTTKNYNNVFLEFLKFLTKNKDADAFKEHLKAKTAETNLWPSDNIFMDRLLERPLYIEERNRTKSISNILLEVEHSIRGSKQEAVKFFNHGLTIEHLLPQTWYEHWPLDGIDISEEDFNIAVHAVMTEDDKNGKFHKIQNRNRLLHSIGNLTILTSALNPSVSNSPFEIKKQEIAQHSTVLLNTYFQNKPDWGEAQIVERSKYLIDKLKQIWKV, from the coding sequence ATGAACTTAGGAAAACCAATATTAGAAGAATTATTTAATAAACAAATTAGATTTAGGATTCCTGTTTTTCAACGCCATTACGTCTGGAACGAGCATGACCAATTGATACCGTTATGGGAAGATTTCCTAAATAAATATAACGAGCGATTTAACAAGCAAAAAATTCATCCGCATTATACAGGGTCAATTGTTCTATTCCAAGAAACGACAACCACAAGCACCCTATCAACTTATAGTGTAATTGATGGTCAGCAAAGGCTGACTACTTTTCAGATTTTAATAGCATCTTTTAGAGAGATTTGTAGAAAGTATGTTGGAGACGAAAATTTAATTAAAGAACTTGATAAATTTCTGTTCAATGAAAAATCATTCGGTGACAGTGATTATGATACACAGAAATTTAAACTCGAACCCACAAAATTTAATAAAGAGGTTTTCAAAATTATTATTGATAATACTTATGAGCAAGTAGAAGAGCTGCTTATTACTCCAATATTATCAGAATATGGCTATGGTCATAGAACATATAGACAGGCGGCAAAGAACAGAAGTAAGATGCTGGCCGCATATCTTTTTTTCTACGAGAAACTTGAAGATTTTATAACAGGTACAAAGCGCGATATGACTGAGCTTATACTTCAGTTTTTGTTGGTTCTCAAAAGAGATTTTCAGTTTGTCGAAATCGGACTTACTCAACATGATGATCCCCAGATGATTTTCGAAACTATGAATGGGCGCGGTGCGTCGTTGACCGAAACCGACCTGATAAGGAACTATATTTTCATGCGTGCGAACAGCAGTCATGAGGATTTAGATAAAATTTATGATAAATATTGGAATGAATTTGATGATCCGGAGTCAAATTTCAAATGGCATGAAAAAATAAGCCGAGGCAGGTACTTTGAGTCGAGTTTACAATTCTTTATGATTGATTACCTCACTCTTAAACTGCAAATTGAGATGAGATATGATCAGGTATTTTATCATTATAAGCTGTTTATAATCAATAACTCTGATTTTGTAACGGTAGAAGATGAGCTAAAAGAATTATGCCGCTATGGTAAGATATTTAAAAGGCTTACCAGGCCTGATGGCGAAAGTAAATTTGATAGACTTGCCGGCAGATTAATTGATATGGGAATATCCACTATCTATCCATTAATATTATTTATTGAAGGAGACACAGAAATTTCCGAAGAGAACAAAGGAAAGATTTACGAATATTTAGATTCATACGTCACCAGACGTTTTTTATGTGGCTACACAACAAAAAATTACAATAATGTCTTCTTGGAATTTTTAAAATTTCTGACTAAAAATAAGGATGCTGACGCATTCAAAGAGCACCTTAAGGCGAAAACTGCCGAAACTAACCTGTGGCCATCAGATAACATTTTTATGGATAGACTTCTAGAAAGGCCGCTCTATATTGAAGAACGGAACAGAACAAAAAGTATTTCCAATATATTATTAGAAGTTGAGCATTCAATAAGGGGAAGTAAGCAGGAAGCTGTGAAATTTTTTAATCACGGTCTAACAATTGAACATTTGTTACCACAAACATGGTATGAGCATTGGCCATTAGACGGTATTGATATATCGGAAGAAGATTTCAATATAGCAGTGCATGCTGTTATGACGGAAGATGATAAAAATGGAAAGTTTCATAAAATTCAAAACCGAAATAGGTTATTGCATTCCATTGGCAACTTAACAATACTTACAAGCGCGTTGAATCCGAGTGTAAGCAATAGTCCATTTGAAATCAAAAAACAGGAAATAGCGCAACATTCAACTGTTCTTTTAAATACTTATTTTCAAAATAAACCTGATTGGGGCGAAGCTCAAATTGTGGAAAGAAGCAAATACCTAATCGACAAGCTCAAGCAAATATGGAAAGTTTAA
- a CDS encoding response regulator, with protein sequence MTTAFKQVMIIDDNAVDLYIASRTITSNRFASHVIECRGAAEALEYLAYHSHDADKLPQVIFVDIYMPQLSGFDFIEGYAQLPERLRTGRTLYMLSSSIDDLDIHRSQADEHVGVFLVKPITRAVLERIADGSV encoded by the coding sequence ATGACAACAGCCTTTAAACAAGTCATGATTATAGACGACAATGCGGTGGACCTGTACATCGCGTCGCGCACCATCACCAGCAACCGCTTTGCCTCCCATGTTATAGAGTGCAGAGGTGCCGCGGAGGCGCTGGAATATCTGGCCTATCACAGCCACGATGCTGATAAGCTGCCACAGGTAATCTTTGTTGATATCTACATGCCGCAGCTCTCCGGATTTGATTTTATTGAGGGGTATGCCCAATTGCCTGAACGGCTAAGGACAGGCCGCACACTGTACATGCTGTCTTCCTCTATTGACGACCTGGACATCCATAGGTCGCAGGCCGACGAGCATGTCGGGGTGTTTCTGGTCAAGCCCATTACCCGGGCCGTACTTGAGCGCATAGCCGACGGCAGCGTCTGA
- a CDS encoding endonuclease domain-containing protein, producing the protein MQTIIATINGIPIYRRDVAYLPSNAKLTSRARLLRKAGNLAEVIFWKQVHRGKFHHIDFDRQRVIGNYIVDFYIKSLGLIIEIDGASHNDKADYDARREGHLTALGLYLYRIIDYRVKHDLASVMAELEQYIIAHFGQKQTTK; encoded by the coding sequence ATGCAAACAATAATCGCCACAATCAACGGCATCCCCATTTATCGTAGGGATGTTGCATACCTCCCCTCCAATGCCAAACTTACGTCACGAGCCCGTTTACTCCGCAAAGCAGGTAATCTTGCCGAAGTCATTTTCTGGAAACAGGTACACCGCGGAAAATTCCATCATATCGACTTCGACCGTCAAAGGGTAATTGGCAATTATATCGTAGATTTCTATATCAAATCCTTAGGTCTGATTATCGAAATTGACGGCGCCAGCCATAACGATAAAGCAGATTACGATGCGCGCAGGGAAGGCCACCTCACTGCACTGGGCCTGTATCTATACCGCATCATCGATTACAGGGTGAAGCACGATCTGGCGAGTGTGATGGCGGAACTCGAACAATATATAATAGCACATTTCGGCCAGAAACAGACAACAAAGTAA
- a CDS encoding response regulator — MNMTPTTAIHRVMIVDDSDIDRYIAKKIMARHDFCNEVIDYEKPAEALEFLNDNQQHAGALPDVIFLDVYMPEINGFDFMKVYDGFSAMLKAQCDVYIVSSTIDPKDLMMADQDPNIVALHVKPLDAEFLSRVRQRRP; from the coding sequence ATGAATATGACACCGACAACAGCCATCCATAGGGTCATGATCGTGGATGACAGCGACATCGACCGTTACATCGCGAAAAAGATCATGGCGAGGCATGATTTCTGTAACGAAGTGATTGATTATGAAAAACCTGCAGAAGCACTCGAGTTCCTGAATGACAACCAGCAGCATGCCGGTGCCTTACCGGATGTCATCTTTCTTGACGTGTACATGCCCGAAATCAATGGTTTTGACTTTATGAAAGTGTACGACGGCTTTTCAGCGATGCTGAAGGCACAGTGCGATGTGTATATTGTCTCTTCAACCATCGACCCGAAAGACCTGATGATGGCTGATCAGGACCCCAATATTGTGGCGCTGCACGTCAAGCCGCTTGATGCTGAATTCCTGTCGCGTGTACGACAGCGACGCCCATAA
- a CDS encoding LytR/AlgR family response regulator transcription factor gives MPQMPIYAVVVTEDPEGIGLLRKFEEENAVILNIAAEAANVTEGISAIASRRPDLIFLDGSVDVAAFFMQLDKQGFAVPKVIMMSAEAHDAVEAFRHNAVDFIMKPLEFNLLMMSMYKVIRRIEMERAMQKQNVEKVSAEAKNEAKGFVAVSSLDKIELLRMSDILFCKSEGKYTVFHLADGRKIMSSRNLGEYSKILDYNFFFRVHHSYVVNLLHIRQIVKKDGYFCEFANGITVPVATRRQEEFQRFMKL, from the coding sequence ATGCCCCAAATGCCCATTTATGCTGTAGTTGTCACCGAAGATCCGGAAGGCATCGGTTTGCTCAGGAAGTTTGAGGAGGAGAATGCCGTCATCCTGAACATTGCTGCGGAAGCCGCGAATGTGACCGAAGGGATCTCGGCGATTGCCTCCAGGCGCCCTGACCTGATCTTCCTGGACGGTTCGGTCGATGTTGCGGCGTTTTTTATGCAGCTCGACAAACAGGGATTCGCTGTGCCGAAAGTCATTATGATGTCAGCAGAAGCCCATGATGCGGTCGAGGCGTTCCGGCACAATGCCGTCGACTTTATCATGAAGCCGCTTGAGTTCAACCTGCTGATGATGTCAATGTACAAAGTCATCCGCCGTATCGAAATGGAGCGTGCCATGCAGAAACAGAACGTGGAAAAGGTCAGCGCCGAGGCGAAGAACGAGGCCAAAGGGTTTGTAGCGGTATCATCGCTTGATAAGATTGAGCTGCTGCGGATGTCGGATATACTGTTCTGCAAATCGGAGGGGAAATATACGGTGTTCCACCTCGCCGACGGCCGCAAGATCATGTCGAGCCGCAATCTCGGGGAATACAGCAAGATCCTCGACTACAACTTTTTCTTCAGGGTGCACCATTCGTATGTGGTCAACCTGCTCCACATACGGCAGATCGTGAAAAAGGATGGTTACTTCTGCGAATTCGCCAACGGCATTACGGTGCCCGTAGCCACGCGAAGGCAGGAAGAATTCCAGCGTTTCATGAAACTTTAG
- a CDS encoding restriction endonuclease subunit S has protein sequence MEKLVPRLRFPGFEGEWELRKLGELIEIKSGVSPSNYLIEDNGRYPFVKVEELNNCDKYQAFSRFYSNNKKNLIPKNSIIFPKRGAAILNNKVRINAVDILMDSNMMALIPTNIDSEFLFYKILDEKLYEIADTSTIPQINNKHIEPYKIIIPKKDEQIKISAFLKLFEDRLNLLLKKKTLLEQYKKGMMQQIFSQEVRFKDDDGGDFGEWEEKNLGEIGQSYIGLTYSPDDVVEEDGILVLRSSNIQDGVITFQDNVFVNAEISEKNFVKENDILICARNGSKHLIGKCAIIKKEHEGYAFGAFMTIYRSNYNRFLFHFFKSDFFIKQVHEHLGATINQITTKSLNGFIFPFPPVKEQTKIANFLSAIDDKIALVGKEIAGMENWKKGLLGEMFV, from the coding sequence ATGGAAAAGTTAGTACCGAGGTTACGGTTTCCGGGGTTTGAGGGGGAGTGGGAACTAAGAAAGTTAGGGGAGCTAATTGAGATAAAGAGCGGAGTAAGTCCGTCCAATTATCTTATTGAAGATAATGGTCGATATCCATTTGTAAAGGTTGAAGAACTAAACAACTGCGATAAATATCAGGCATTTAGTCGATTTTATTCAAATAATAAGAAGAATCTGATTCCAAAAAATTCGATTATCTTTCCAAAAAGAGGGGCTGCAATTTTAAATAACAAAGTTCGCATTAATGCTGTCGATATCTTGATGGACAGCAATATGATGGCGCTTATTCCAACAAATATTGATTCCGAATTTCTATTTTACAAAATTTTAGATGAGAAATTATACGAAATAGCTGACACCTCGACTATACCTCAAATCAATAATAAACATATTGAACCATATAAGATTATAATCCCTAAAAAAGATGAGCAAATTAAAATTTCGGCTTTCTTAAAACTATTTGAAGATAGACTAAACTTGTTACTAAAAAAGAAAACCCTTTTAGAGCAATATAAAAAAGGGATGATGCAGCAAATCTTTAGTCAGGAGGTTCGGTTTAAGGATGATGATGGTGGAGATTTTGGGGAGTGGGAGGAAAAGAATTTGGGAGAGATTGGCCAAAGTTATATTGGCTTGACCTATTCGCCAGATGATGTCGTGGAGGAAGACGGAATTTTAGTATTAAGGTCATCCAACATTCAGGATGGCGTGATAACTTTTCAGGATAATGTGTTTGTAAATGCGGAAATCTCGGAAAAGAACTTCGTTAAAGAAAATGATATATTGATTTGTGCAAGGAACGGAAGCAAGCATTTAATTGGAAAATGTGCCATTATTAAAAAAGAGCATGAGGGATATGCCTTTGGCGCTTTTATGACAATATACAGAAGCAATTATAATCGTTTTTTATTTCACTTTTTTAAATCAGATTTCTTTATAAAGCAAGTTCATGAGCATTTGGGGGCAACTATAAATCAAATTACTACCAAAAGCCTAAATGGTTTTATATTTCCATTCCCACCCGTGAAAGAACAAACCAAAATCGCCAATTTCTTATCTGCGATTGATGATAAGATTGCGTTGGTTGGGAAGGAAATTGCCGGGATGGAGAATTGGAAGAAGGGGTTGTTGGGGGAGATGTTTGTGTAG